TTCAGAAAAGTTCATGATACGGTCGGCGGCGGACAGATCTATACATTTGTTGATGGCGACATTGTTTATAACAGTATCAATCGTAAAGACAATTATTTCACCATCAACCGCGGAAGGCTGCAGGGCGTAGGCCCGAAAATGGGCGTCATTGCGCCGAAAGGTATAGCCGGGATCGTGGTGAATACGACAGATAATTACGCGCTGGTGCAGTCGGTCCTAAGCACTAATAAGATTAAAATCAATGCGGCGCTTAAGAAGTCGGGATATTTCGGAACTTTAAGCTGGCGCGGCGAAAATTCCAGACTGATGCACCTTTCGGATATTCCTAAATATGTTCCTCTGAAGGTTGGCGACACGGTGGTTACAGACGGCAAGTCAGCGATCTTCCCGCAGGGAATTATGATTGGCCGCGTTGCCGGCTATGAGGTTGACACCAAAACAGGATTCTGGGATATTTCAGTAGAGCTGAGCGAGACGATGGGCAATATCAGTAAAATATACGTCGTTAAAAACCTGAAGAAAGCTGAAGTCCGCAAGATCGAAGACACTCTAAAAGCAGCAATGGAGAGAGATGATTAGCAGAAATATAGCCACAGATATATTGATGATCGCACTGCTTACGGCACTGCAGATCTTTGTGCTGAACCGCATTACGCTTTTTGGTAAGTTTACGCCGGTGCTCTATCCTGTATTTGTGATGTTCTACCCGTTTTTCAGAAACCGGTATGTGTTTCTGGGACTTAGTTTTCTGCTTGGTCTTACCATAGATGCATTTTTGGGAACCTGGGGAATCAACGCTTTTGCGACTACGATCGTCGCGTATTTCAGGACAATCATTTTTAGGACATCCACAGATACGTCAACTGATTTCTTCTCTTTTCAGTCACTGCAATGGTCGCAGTTTTTATTTTTCATACTTTCAAGCATATTTTTTCACCAGCTGGTGGTGCAGCTCCTCGAGTTTTTCAAACTGAGCCGTTTTTTTGAGGTATTTTTCAATATTTTAGCAACAAGTTTAATTTCATTTGTGTTTATTTTGATTTATGCGTTGGCATTAAAGATTAAACAGAAAGTGTGAAGTCCCAGTATTTTAAAATATTAACCGTCCTTGTCTCCCTTGCTCTCATTTTTATAGTGAGGCTTGCTTATTTGCAGCTGTTCACAGACAGGTATGCGCTTAATGCTGCGAACACTTCCATTAAAACCGAATACATCATTCCACAGCGGGGAATTATCTTCGACCGTAACGGAAAAATCCTCGTAGGAAATATGCCTTCGTACGAGATTTCTTTTACACAGGCACTACTGAAGCCCGATTTCGATACAATAGGATTTTGTAATTTAATGAAAATCAGCAAACAGGATTTTATTAAAAGAATTCAGAATTTAAAAAAGGAAAAATATTATTCGAAGGTCACCCCGATGACTTTTATGAAGAATTTAAGCCGTGAAGAAGTCGCCAGAATTCAGGAAATTATCTTTAAATATCCGGCGTTCAGTATCGTTCAGAGGCCGCAGCGCCAGTATGAAGTCAATACTTCCGGCAATTTGCTGGGCTATACAAGCGAAGTGAATGATTACGACCTCAAAAAAGATTCTCTGTATTATCTTCCCGGAGATAATATCGGGAAGTCAGGTGTTGAAAAGGCTTACGAGAAGGAATTGCGGGGTATAAAAGGTGTTCAGTACATCCAGAAAGATATTAAGTTAAGAAATGTGGGCCCGTACAAAAACGGCGAACTGGACAAAGACGTTATTACCGGAAAAGACATTACGTTAACCATCGATTATGACCTGCAGCGGATTGCAGAAGAAATGATGGTGAACAAGCGCGGCGGAATTGTTGCGCTGGATCCCAATAATGGTGAGATCCTGGTGCTGGCAACCGGCCCCGATATCGATCCAAATATTTTTACTGGTCCAAACAAGTCCAAAGAAATCAGCAAACTGGTCAACGATAAATTTAACCAGCCGATGTTTGACCGCTCAATCCAGTCAGCGCACATGCCGGGTTCTACCTTCAAGATGTTTACGGCTTTGGCTGCAATGCAAATGGGCGTTATGGACGAGAAAACGGTTTTCCCATGCGGTGGTGGTTTCAACTACAGAGGATTGA
The sequence above is a segment of the Chryseobacterium taklimakanense genome. Coding sequences within it:
- the mreC gene encoding rod shape-determining protein MreC gives rise to the protein MGFLLRLFSKNGLFVFFIFLQIFALVLIFSRNSMQQSWIAGQTAAFNSTVSGYIDEGTSYLKLKQTNEQLVAQNKQLMEQLYGKQQGNYPVFRKVHDTVGGGQIYTFVDGDIVYNSINRKDNYFTINRGRLQGVGPKMGVIAPKGIAGIVVNTTDNYALVQSVLSTNKIKINAALKKSGYFGTLSWRGENSRLMHLSDIPKYVPLKVGDTVVTDGKSAIFPQGIMIGRVAGYEVDTKTGFWDISVELSETMGNISKIYVVKNLKKAEVRKIEDTLKAAMERDD
- the mreD gene encoding rod shape-determining protein MreD — its product is MISRNIATDILMIALLTALQIFVLNRITLFGKFTPVLYPVFVMFYPFFRNRYVFLGLSFLLGLTIDAFLGTWGINAFATTIVAYFRTIIFRTSTDTSTDFFSFQSLQWSQFLFFILSSIFFHQLVVQLLEFFKLSRFFEVFFNILATSLISFVFILIYALALKIKQKV